AAAGTGAAAAAGGAGGGCGAGCAGCGAGTACAGGGCGGTGTCGTTCATCGAGTTCACAGTTTGGCATGCATGAGGATGGATGATTTTTCTGGCGGTTGAGCCCGGGGTGTGTTCCGGTGAGCGCATGGCTGACACCGAATTGCTCCCGTCTCTGCCCGGGCTGCCCGCCCACGAACTGCGCTTGATTCACCCCGAGGAACGTCTCCGTTTCGACGAAGAGCTGTGCGCTCGGCACTATCTGCGCAATGCCAACCTCGTGGGCGAGACGCTGCGCTACGTTGCGGTGGCGCCCGACGGCCGCTGGCTCGCCTTGCTCGCGTGGTCCAGTCCGGCGCTGCACTTGCGCCCGCGCGATCGCTGGATCGGCTGGGCCGAGCCCCAGCGCGCCGCGCGGCTGCGCCTCGTCGCGCAAAACAGCCGGTTTCTCCTTCTGGCCGAACGCCACCACTATCCCAATCTGGCCAGCCACCTGCTCGCCGCTTGTACGCGCCGGCTGGCCGAGGACTGGTGCGCGGCGCACGGCCACACCGTGCTCGTGGCCGAGAGCTTCGTCGATCCCGAGCGGTATGAAGGAACCTGTTACAGCGCCGCCGGCTGGACGTCCTTGGGCGCCACGGGCGGATTTGCGCGTGACCACCGCGACTTCTATGTCGACTTGGAGCATCCGAAACAACTCTGGGTGCGGGCGCTTCACCCCCAGGCCTGCGCCTGGCTGCGCGCCGAGTCGCTGCCGGCTCCCGTGGCCGCGCAAGTGCCGGAGCCGTCTCCGCCCTGCCCCTACAAATCGGCCCAGCTCGACTCGCTCTGGCAGCGTTACCACGACCGGCTCACCGACCCGCGCGCTCGCCGCGGCCAGCGCCATCTGCTGGCCACCATCCTGACCATCGCGGCCGCGGCCACCGTCGTGGGCGAACGCGGCCCCAAAGGTTTCGCGGCGTTCGCCGCCGAACTGAGCCAGCCGCAACGCCGTCACCTGCGCTGCCGGCCGCACAAAAAGACGGGTGCCTTGATCGTGCCCAGCGAACCGACCTTCCGCCGCGCCTTCAAGCGGCTCGACCGCGCCCAGTTTCATGACCTGCTCGCCGGCTGGCTGGCCGAACACGATCCGGAAAAACTCACCGCGCTGGCCGTCGACGGCAAAACCGTCAAGGGCTCGCGGCAGAAGGACGGCCGCCCGGTGCACTTGATGAGCGCCGTCGCGCACCACACCCAACGCCTGCTCAACCAGATTCCCATCGCGGAAAAATCCAACGAGATCCCCGCCTTTCGCCCGCTGCTCGAACCCCTGCCTCTCTGCGGCACCCTCGTGACCGCCGACGCCGAGCACTGCCAGCGCGCGCATGCGCAGTTTCTCGTTTACGAAAAAGGCGCCGACTACCTCTTCCTCGCCAAGGGCAACCAACCCACCCTCGAGGCCCTCGCCCAAAGCAAACTGCCGGGCGATTTTCCCCCCTCGGGATAAGACAACCTACGCCCAAACCCACGACAAAGGTCACGGTCGCCGCGAGTGGCGCCAAATCTGGGTGGCCCCGACCGATCCCTTCGCCACGAACTTCGCCGGCGCCGCCCAACTCGTGCGCGTGGAGCGCCACGTCTGGAAAGGCAAGGCGATCACGCCGACCATCACAGTGGTCTACGGAGTCACCAGCCGCGCCGCCCTCGAGGCCAACCCGGACCAGCTCCTGGCCGCGGTGCGGGAACATTGGAGCGCGATCGAAAACGGCCAGCATCATCGCCGCGATCGCACCTTCCGGGAGGACAACAGCCCGGTGCGCGACCCCAATGCGACGCCCTGCTACGCCGGGTTGCGCAGTATGGCGATCTTCTTGTGCGGGCAACAAAAACGCGCCCAGC
This Gemmatimonadota bacterium DNA region includes the following protein-coding sequences:
- a CDS encoding ISAs1 family transposase yields the protein MIFLAVEPGVCSGERMADTELLPSLPGLPAHELRLIHPEERLRFDEELCARHYLRNANLVGETLRYVAVAPDGRWLALLAWSSPALHLRPRDRWIGWAEPQRAARLRLVAQNSRFLLLAERHHYPNLASHLLAACTRRLAEDWCAAHGHTVLVAESFVDPERYEGTCYSAAGWTSLGATGGFARDHRDFYVDLEHPKQLWVRALHPQACAWLRAESLPAPVAAQVPEPSPPCPYKSAQLDSLWQRYHDRLTDPRARRGQRHLLATILTIAAAATVVGERGPKGFAAFAAELSQPQRRHLRCRPHKKTGALIVPSEPTFRRAFKRLDRAQFHDLLAGWLAEHDPEKLTALAVDGKTVKGSRQKDGRPVHLMSAVAHHTQRLLNQIPIAEKSNEIPAFRPLLEPLPLCGTLVTADAEHCQRAHAQFLVYEKGADYLFLAKGNQPTLEALAQSKLPGDFPPSG
- a CDS encoding transposase; its protein translation is MAPTDPFATNFAGAAQLVRVERHVWKGKAITPTITVVYGVTSRAALEANPDQLLAAVREHWSAIENGQHHRRDRTFREDNSPVRDPNATPCYAGLRSMAIFLCGQQKRAQRRPQDYHLPNFLRWAGNRKTAVIRWFTTAYHPP